One Methylobacterium sp. 77 DNA window includes the following coding sequences:
- a CDS encoding glutamine synthetase beta-grasp domain-containing protein, which produces MTKYKLEYLWLDGYTPVPNLRGKTQIKEFDGFPTLEQLPLWGFDGSSTLQAEGGSSDCMLKPVRHFPDSTRKNGVLVLCEVMMPDGVTPHASNKRATILDDDGAWFGFEQEYFFYKDGRPLGFPATGYPAPQGPYYCGVGYKEVGSIARKIVEEHLDLCLDAGINHEGINAEVAKGQWEFQIFGKGSKRAADEMWVARYLLQRLCETYEIDVEYHCKPLGATDWNGSGMHANFSTDHLRTVGGKAYFEALMAAFKDNLEDHIAVYGPDNHMRLTGKHETAAINEFSYGVADRGASIRVPHSFVNNEYKGYLEDRRPNSQGDPYQIASQILKTVASVPTSDEAKAAA; this is translated from the coding sequence ATGACGAAATATAAGCTCGAGTATCTATGGCTCGACGGATACACGCCGGTGCCGAACCTGCGTGGCAAGACCCAGATCAAGGAATTCGACGGCTTCCCGACCCTCGAGCAGCTTCCGCTGTGGGGTTTCGACGGCAGCTCGACGCTGCAGGCGGAGGGCGGAAGCTCCGACTGCATGCTGAAGCCCGTGCGCCATTTCCCCGACAGCACCCGCAAGAACGGCGTGCTGGTCCTGTGCGAAGTGATGATGCCGGATGGCGTCACCCCGCACGCGTCCAACAAGCGCGCCACCATCCTCGATGACGACGGCGCCTGGTTCGGCTTCGAGCAGGAATACTTCTTCTACAAGGACGGTCGCCCGCTCGGCTTCCCCGCCACCGGCTACCCCGCCCCTCAGGGTCCGTATTATTGCGGCGTCGGCTACAAGGAAGTCGGCAGCATCGCCCGCAAGATCGTCGAAGAGCATCTCGACCTCTGTCTCGACGCCGGCATCAACCACGAAGGCATCAATGCCGAAGTGGCCAAGGGCCAGTGGGAATTCCAGATCTTCGGCAAGGGCTCCAAGCGGGCCGCCGACGAGATGTGGGTCGCCCGCTACCTGCTGCAGCGCCTGTGCGAGACCTACGAGATCGACGTCGAATACCATTGCAAGCCGCTCGGCGCGACCGATTGGAACGGCTCGGGCATGCACGCCAACTTCTCGACGGATCACCTCCGGACGGTGGGCGGCAAGGCCTATTTCGAGGCGCTCATGGCCGCCTTCAAGGACAACCTCGAAGACCACATCGCCGTCTACGGCCCGGACAACCACATGCGTCTGACCGGCAAGCACGAGACCGCAGCGATCAACGAGTTCAGCTACGGTGTCGCCGATCGCGGCGCCTCGATCCGCGTGCCCCACAGCTTCGTCAACAACGAGTACAAGGGCTATCTGGAAGACCGCCGTCCCAACAGCCAAGGGGACCCCTACCAGATCGCTTCGCAGATCCTGAAGACCGTCGCGTCGGTCCCGACCTCCGATGAGGCGAAGGCTGCGGCCTAA